From the Oleiharenicola lentus genome, one window contains:
- a CDS encoding rhomboid family intramembrane serine protease, which translates to MIRFDPSDQTRPVLHIGEYPLYSPHVIVLGYVLSMLVTTTCLALRVSAPFEWLPFTATEVLRGQVWRVFTYGLVNAPSLWFVIDMFMLVWFGREVEKFFGRRIFLQLYAGLYLLTPVLFTVLGLFGWKQSISGQTGSFGVFIAFATLYPSAPFFFNILAKWLAWVLVAIYSLIHLANRDLPSLLSLWAGAGFAHGYVRYEQGRFTLPKIPNPFARLRGPKFKVLPGQAPEKPRTAAPITAQGMADVDALLDKIARSGIHSLTPEERAQLDRSSAELMKRKGGAPRSR; encoded by the coding sequence ATGATCCGCTTCGATCCCAGCGACCAGACCCGCCCCGTGCTCCATATCGGCGAATACCCGCTGTATTCGCCGCATGTCATCGTGCTCGGCTATGTCTTGTCGATGCTGGTGACGACCACCTGTCTCGCGCTCCGGGTGAGCGCCCCGTTCGAGTGGTTGCCGTTCACCGCCACGGAAGTCCTGCGCGGCCAGGTGTGGCGGGTGTTCACCTACGGCCTGGTGAACGCCCCGAGCCTCTGGTTCGTGATCGATATGTTCATGCTCGTGTGGTTCGGGCGCGAGGTGGAGAAATTCTTCGGACGCCGCATCTTTCTCCAGCTCTACGCCGGACTCTACCTGCTGACGCCGGTGCTGTTCACGGTTCTCGGTCTGTTCGGCTGGAAACAGAGCATCAGCGGGCAGACCGGATCGTTCGGCGTCTTCATCGCCTTCGCCACGCTGTATCCTTCCGCGCCCTTCTTCTTCAACATCCTGGCCAAGTGGCTGGCCTGGGTTCTGGTCGCCATCTACTCCCTGATCCACCTGGCCAACCGTGATCTGCCGAGCCTGCTCTCGCTCTGGGCAGGAGCCGGCTTCGCGCACGGCTACGTGCGCTACGAGCAGGGCCGCTTCACGCTGCCCAAAATCCCCAACCCCTTTGCCCGCCTCCGTGGCCCGAAGTTCAAGGTTCTGCCCGGCCAAGCCCCGGAGAAACCCCGCACCGCTGCGCCGATCACCGCCCAGGGCATGGCCGATGTGGATGCCCTCCTCGACAAAATCGCCCGGTCGGGCATCCACAGCCTCACCCCCGAGGAGCGCGCCCAGCTCGATCGTTCCAGCGCCGAGTTGATGAAACGCAAGGGCGGCGCCCCGCGCTCGCGTTGA
- a CDS encoding metallophosphoesterase family protein: MKLLVVSDLHFSLPQFDWIAQQAERFDVVIIAGDLLDVAGHLDLDSQITVVVKYLRTISAKTRLLACSGNHDGDEKNESQEYVARWLQRVRAAGLTVDGAGVDLNGLRLSVCPWWDGPATREKMRAFLRTERAAATGAWLWVHHAPPDGVGVSWTGKAHAGDAFLVETIAELAPDFVFSGHIHNSPFRSGGAWAARVGRTWVFNPGRQSGAPPAFIELDLERRTARWVSQAGDEEVSLDAAEAPQSTGS; this comes from the coding sequence ATGAAACTGCTCGTCGTGTCGGACCTGCACTTCAGCCTGCCCCAATTCGACTGGATTGCGCAGCAGGCGGAGCGTTTCGACGTGGTGATCATCGCGGGCGACCTGCTGGATGTCGCGGGGCACCTCGACCTGGATTCCCAGATTACCGTCGTGGTGAAATACCTTCGCACCATCAGCGCGAAGACCCGGCTGCTGGCCTGCTCGGGCAACCACGACGGCGACGAGAAGAACGAGTCGCAGGAGTATGTCGCCCGCTGGCTGCAGCGCGTGCGGGCCGCCGGTCTCACCGTGGACGGCGCCGGCGTTGACCTGAACGGCCTGCGCCTTTCGGTCTGCCCGTGGTGGGACGGCCCGGCCACGCGGGAGAAGATGCGCGCCTTCCTGCGCACGGAGCGCGCCGCTGCAACCGGCGCCTGGCTGTGGGTACATCACGCCCCGCCCGACGGCGTCGGCGTCAGCTGGACCGGCAAGGCCCACGCGGGTGACGCCTTCCTGGTGGAAACCATCGCCGAGTTGGCGCCCGACTTTGTGTTCTCCGGCCATATCCATAACTCGCCCTTCCGCAGCGGTGGTGCTTGGGCGGCGCGCGTCGGGCGCACCTGGGTTTTCAATCCCGGCCGCCAGTCCGGCGCGCCCCCGGCCTTCATCGAGCTCGACCTTGAGCGGCGAACCGCCCGCTGGGTTTCACAGGCGGGTGACGAGGAAGTCTCGCTCGATGCCGCCGAAGCCCCGCAATCAACTGGCTCCTAG
- a CDS encoding inositol monophosphatase family protein, whose product MLIPQTSGMLQPGSILPAVAAIARGAGDIILRHFAAPIPISGRKSSRSDVVTAADTEAEAFIVRELLARFPDHHIVGEEGGGQGASAASAPYHWFVDPVDGTVNFAAKLPHFCTSIALATAEREPLLGVVYDPVRGELFTAVAGQGAQLNGQRIGVTLTDKLSDAVVSSGFPYDKHTNPDNNLREWAAFLQHIRGERRLGSAALDLCWLGAGRLDGYWEKDLKPWDAMAGMLIAREAGGMVTDYAGGSHPQRQDRGRYVASNGRLHAEMRAVLASVAGG is encoded by the coding sequence GTGCTGATCCCGCAGACCAGCGGCATGCTCCAGCCGGGTTCAATCCTTCCTGCAGTCGCCGCCATCGCGCGGGGCGCCGGGGACATCATCCTGCGGCATTTCGCCGCGCCGATCCCGATTTCCGGGCGCAAGAGCAGCCGGTCCGATGTCGTGACGGCGGCCGACACCGAGGCGGAGGCCTTCATCGTGCGCGAGCTGCTCGCGCGGTTTCCGGATCATCATATCGTGGGCGAAGAGGGCGGCGGACAAGGCGCGTCGGCCGCGTCGGCGCCGTATCACTGGTTTGTGGACCCGGTGGACGGCACGGTGAACTTTGCGGCGAAGCTCCCTCATTTCTGCACGAGCATCGCGCTCGCCACGGCGGAGCGCGAACCGCTGCTCGGCGTCGTTTATGATCCCGTGCGCGGAGAGCTCTTCACCGCGGTGGCGGGGCAGGGGGCACAGTTGAACGGACAGCGCATCGGGGTCACGCTCACGGACAAGTTGAGCGACGCGGTGGTCTCCAGCGGATTCCCCTACGACAAGCATACCAATCCCGACAACAACCTGCGGGAATGGGCGGCTTTCCTGCAGCACATCCGCGGCGAGCGCCGACTGGGGAGCGCGGCTTTGGACCTGTGCTGGCTCGGCGCCGGCCGGCTCGACGGTTATTGGGAAAAGGATCTCAAGCCATGGGACGCGATGGCGGGGATGCTCATCGCCCGCGAGGCCGGCGGCATGGTGACGGACTACGCCGGCGGGTCGCATCCGCAGCGGCAGGATCGCGGGCGCTACGTGGCCAGCAACGGCCGCCTCCACGCGGAGATGCGGGCGGTGCTGGCCTCGGTTGCGGGCGGCTGA
- a CDS encoding HIT family protein, translating into MSTLPDCFYCRKDQRLHDLMIELAPLSVSTLYLFKEQTYRGRCIVAFHGHVNELYELPEVELAKFTADVARAAKAIRTAMGAAKINYGAYSDKLPHLHVHLVPKYVDGPAWGTTFTMMPDPKVLLSVEEYAALGAKIRAELG; encoded by the coding sequence ATGAGCACCCTCCCCGACTGTTTCTATTGCCGCAAAGATCAGCGGCTGCACGACCTCATGATCGAGCTGGCGCCGCTCTCGGTCTCGACGCTCTACCTGTTCAAGGAACAAACCTACCGTGGTCGCTGCATCGTCGCCTTTCACGGCCACGTCAACGAACTCTACGAACTGCCCGAGGTCGAGCTGGCGAAGTTCACGGCGGATGTCGCCCGCGCCGCCAAGGCCATCCGCACCGCGATGGGCGCGGCCAAGATCAACTACGGCGCCTATTCCGACAAGCTTCCCCACCTGCACGTTCATCTCGTGCCCAAATACGTGGACGGTCCGGCCTGGGGCACGACCTTCACGATGATGCCCGACCCGAAGGTCCTGCTCTCCGTCGAGGAGTATGCCGCCTTGGGCGCCAAGATCCGCGCCGAGCTCGGCTGA
- a CDS encoding OPT family oligopeptide transporter codes for MSAPSVPPAVSNPTVPAHEREADWLKNIYRPHEANLTVRAVVVGMLIGAAMCLSNIYVFFKTGWSLGVTLTACILAFGSFQFLQALRIVKKPLGVLENNALTTVASGAGFMTGGGNMAAFGALFMITTVRPDSTAMIVWFGVIAALGVFAAIPIKRQLINHEGLAFPTGTATAETIRSIHDAAAGGGKGKAAWLAGSAGVAAVLTWLRDAWHWIPGTFGLPVSLAGHTLAQWTLSLKAEVVLLGGGALMSFRTGWSLLLGGILTYAVLAPALVAQGIVTTVSYKAIVAWTLWPGAAILVASGLTSFALDYKSIARSFSGLGRIFGRKGAQPAESGIEAVECPEWWFPVGFLVLAPVVTGLMVWLFQIPLWAGLVAVPLAVVMGFVAARVTGETDVTPTKALGPVTQMIYGIITPGNVAGNIMSANVTGGVGLHAADLLTTLKTGWLLGAKPRHQLYAQLFGVMAGAAIVVPAFNIILPDPSVLGGEAWPAPSCVVWAGVSQAFSGGIAALHPSSKTAIVVGLILGVALSLFEKFAPRKLRPLLPSASGLGIAMVIPGSNCIAMFLGSAVAEWMRRKWPAVADKLVVPVASGLIAGESLMGILIAFLIVSGVIAG; via the coding sequence ATGTCCGCCCCCTCCGTTCCTCCCGCTGTGTCCAACCCGACAGTTCCTGCTCACGAGCGCGAGGCCGACTGGCTGAAGAACATCTACCGGCCCCACGAGGCCAACCTCACGGTGCGCGCGGTGGTCGTCGGCATGCTCATCGGGGCGGCGATGTGCCTCTCGAACATCTACGTCTTCTTCAAGACGGGCTGGAGTCTCGGCGTGACGCTGACGGCGTGCATCCTCGCCTTCGGCTCGTTCCAGTTCCTGCAGGCGCTGCGGATCGTGAAGAAGCCGCTCGGCGTGCTGGAGAACAACGCGCTGACCACGGTAGCCTCGGGCGCGGGTTTCATGACGGGCGGAGGCAACATGGCGGCCTTTGGCGCGCTGTTCATGATCACCACGGTGCGGCCCGATTCCACAGCGATGATCGTGTGGTTCGGCGTCATCGCGGCGCTGGGTGTGTTTGCGGCCATCCCGATCAAGCGCCAGCTCATCAACCATGAGGGCCTCGCGTTCCCCACGGGCACGGCGACGGCGGAGACCATCCGCTCGATCCACGACGCCGCGGCGGGCGGCGGCAAGGGCAAGGCTGCGTGGCTCGCCGGGTCGGCGGGCGTGGCGGCGGTGCTGACGTGGCTGCGTGACGCATGGCACTGGATTCCCGGCACCTTCGGCCTGCCGGTCAGCCTGGCCGGGCACACGCTGGCGCAATGGACGCTCTCGCTGAAGGCCGAGGTCGTGTTGCTTGGCGGCGGCGCGCTCATGAGTTTCCGCACGGGCTGGTCTTTGCTGCTCGGCGGCATCCTGACCTACGCCGTGCTGGCGCCCGCGCTCGTGGCGCAGGGGATCGTCACCACCGTCAGCTACAAGGCCATCGTGGCGTGGACGCTCTGGCCGGGCGCGGCGATTTTGGTCGCGTCGGGGCTCACGTCGTTCGCGCTGGATTACAAGAGCATCGCCCGCTCGTTCTCCGGGCTCGGTCGGATTTTTGGTCGCAAGGGCGCGCAACCCGCCGAGAGCGGGATCGAGGCGGTGGAGTGTCCGGAGTGGTGGTTCCCCGTCGGCTTTCTCGTGCTCGCGCCGGTGGTCACCGGCCTGATGGTCTGGCTGTTTCAGATTCCTCTCTGGGCCGGATTGGTCGCCGTGCCGCTGGCGGTCGTGATGGGTTTCGTGGCCGCGCGCGTGACCGGCGAGACCGATGTCACGCCGACCAAGGCGCTGGGCCCGGTTACGCAGATGATCTACGGTATCATCACGCCCGGCAACGTAGCCGGAAACATCATGTCCGCCAACGTCACGGGTGGCGTCGGCCTGCATGCCGCAGACCTGCTGACGACGCTCAAGACCGGCTGGCTGCTCGGCGCCAAGCCCCGGCACCAGCTTTACGCGCAGCTCTTCGGCGTGATGGCCGGAGCGGCGATCGTGGTGCCGGCCTTCAACATCATTTTGCCCGATCCCAGCGTGCTGGGTGGCGAGGCCTGGCCGGCGCCATCGTGCGTGGTGTGGGCCGGCGTGTCGCAGGCTTTCTCAGGCGGCATCGCGGCGCTGCATCCGTCGTCCAAGACCGCCATCGTGGTCGGGCTCATTCTCGGCGTGGCGCTCTCGCTGTTCGAGAAGTTCGCGCCGCGCAAACTCCGTCCCCTGCTGCCCTCGGCCTCGGGCCTCGGCATCGCCATGGTCATCCCGGGCAGCAACTGCATCGCCATGTTCCTCGGGTCGGCCGTTGCGGAATGGATGCGCCGGAAGTGGCCCGCGGTTGCGGACAAACTGGTCGTGCCCGTGGCTTCGGGCCTCATCGCCGGCGAGAGCCTGATGGGCATCCTCATCGCGTTTTTGATCGTGTCCGGGGTGATCGCGGGTTGA
- a CDS encoding alpha-L-fucosidase: protein MKIKTLVALSLLLTAGANVPAAPYEPKWESLDRRPTPAWFGEAKFGIFIHWGVYSVPAWAPVGQYAEWYWQCVLSKDPKKAAWRPYHEATFGAGFDYRDFAPQFRAELFKPEQWADVFARSGAKYVVLTSKHHDGFALWPSTEASRTWGRPWNAVETGPKRDLLGDLADATRARGLTFGIYFSYYEWFNPLWLSDRKRFVDEHMIPQFKDVVTRYRPSLIFNDGEWEMPSAGWRSEELLAWLFNESPVRDEVVVNDRWGGETRHKHGGYWTTEYAAGLADGSHPWEENRGMGHSYGLNRAERAEDYRSTRELVLLLIDTVSRGGNLLLDIGPAADGTIPPLMEQRLLEIGDWLRVNGEAIHGTRPAARAAQWTEGKRPEQAYGDYQVRYELLEQVGQQPRDGRAVKQVFFTQKPGTLYAITAGWPGRTLTLHDVDLPAGASVTLLGVSGELKVERRGAALVVTLPDLGPDEAPSRYAHVLKLPGATVKR, encoded by the coding sequence ATGAAGATTAAGACGCTGGTTGCCCTGTCCCTGTTGCTGACCGCTGGTGCAAACGTTCCGGCCGCGCCCTACGAACCCAAGTGGGAATCGCTCGACCGGCGGCCGACGCCGGCGTGGTTCGGCGAGGCGAAGTTCGGCATCTTCATCCATTGGGGCGTGTATTCCGTGCCGGCCTGGGCGCCGGTGGGGCAGTATGCGGAATGGTATTGGCAGTGCGTGCTGAGCAAGGACCCCAAGAAGGCGGCGTGGCGGCCGTATCACGAGGCGACCTTTGGCGCGGGTTTCGACTACCGGGATTTCGCGCCGCAGTTCCGGGCGGAGCTGTTCAAGCCCGAGCAGTGGGCGGACGTCTTCGCGCGCTCCGGCGCGAAATACGTCGTGCTCACCTCGAAGCACCACGACGGCTTTGCCCTCTGGCCGAGCACCGAGGCGAGCCGCACCTGGGGCCGGCCGTGGAACGCCGTCGAGACCGGCCCGAAGCGCGACCTGCTGGGCGACCTCGCCGACGCCACCCGCGCGCGCGGGCTGACCTTCGGCATCTACTTTTCCTACTACGAGTGGTTCAACCCGCTCTGGCTGTCCGACAGGAAGCGCTTCGTGGACGAGCACATGATCCCGCAGTTCAAGGACGTCGTCACCCGCTACCGGCCCTCGCTGATCTTCAACGATGGCGAGTGGGAGATGCCCTCGGCCGGGTGGCGCAGCGAGGAACTGCTGGCATGGCTGTTCAACGAATCACCCGTGCGCGATGAAGTCGTGGTCAACGACCGCTGGGGCGGAGAAACGCGCCACAAGCATGGCGGCTACTGGACCACGGAATACGCCGCCGGCCTCGCCGACGGGTCGCACCCGTGGGAGGAGAACCGCGGTATGGGTCATTCCTACGGTCTCAACCGCGCCGAGCGCGCGGAGGATTATCGCAGCACACGCGAACTCGTGCTCCTGCTGATCGACACCGTCAGTCGCGGTGGCAACCTGCTGCTCGACATCGGGCCGGCGGCCGACGGCACCATCCCGCCGCTCATGGAGCAGCGCCTGCTCGAGATCGGCGACTGGCTGCGCGTGAACGGCGAAGCCATCCACGGCACGCGGCCGGCCGCGCGCGCCGCCCAGTGGACCGAGGGCAAACGCCCCGAACAGGCCTATGGTGACTACCAGGTGCGCTACGAACTGCTCGAGCAGGTCGGCCAGCAACCGCGCGACGGCCGGGCCGTTAAGCAGGTTTTCTTCACGCAGAAGCCCGGCACGCTCTACGCCATTACTGCCGGCTGGCCGGGCCGCACACTCACTCTGCACGACGTGGATCTGCCCGCCGGGGCCAGCGTGACTCTGCTCGGTGTGTCTGGTGAACTGAAAGTCGAGCGTCGCGGCGCAGCGCTGGTCGTGACGCTGCCCGACCTGGGCCCCGACGAGGCGCCGAGCCGCTACGCGCACGTGCTGAAGCTCCCGGGTGCGACGGTGAAACGATAG
- a CDS encoding flagellar protein FlaR, translating into MTRIAVIGNAGGGKSTLSRRLRDALRLPLHPVDQLQWRPGWKRVAAEEFATVHAKLVSEPRWIIDGWGEFDAIEARFRRCDTVVLIDFPLWRHYWWALKRQFMCLFRPRIDGPSGCPMLPMTWPLMKMLWLIDRDAMPRLRALVDAQRESRRVIVIRSLAELRQFNREVDAHAKTA; encoded by the coding sequence ATGACGCGCATCGCAGTTATCGGTAATGCGGGTGGCGGAAAGTCGACGCTCTCTCGAAGACTTCGCGACGCGCTGCGGTTGCCGCTTCATCCGGTTGATCAGCTCCAGTGGCGTCCGGGATGGAAGCGCGTGGCGGCAGAAGAGTTCGCGACGGTGCATGCGAAGCTTGTTTCAGAGCCGCGTTGGATCATCGACGGCTGGGGCGAGTTCGACGCGATTGAAGCAAGGTTTCGTCGCTGCGATACCGTTGTGCTCATCGATTTTCCTCTTTGGCGGCATTATTGGTGGGCGCTGAAGCGTCAGTTCATGTGTCTGTTTCGCCCACGAATTGACGGACCGTCCGGTTGTCCGATGCTTCCGATGACTTGGCCGCTTATGAAGATGCTTTGGTTGATTGATCGAGATGCGATGCCGCGCTTGCGTGCCCTGGTTGATGCGCAGCGTGAATCGAGGCGAGTGATCGTGATTCGCTCACTTGCCGAGCTGCGGCAGTTTAACCGCGAAGTCGACGCCCATGCCAAAACAGCCTAA
- a CDS encoding methyl-accepting chemotaxis protein codes for MTKIHHKLLVLSLAALLCLAVFAGLVIRAAWQEYHSLANFQRTSQVSRTAYELAKDITDERQAAYYASAFLGEGAPAEQLARYSARVDASRQRLARLRDLAAENQAAASARFSGALRAAIAAEGRLDALRAEILAPGRPQVQDLDSPLKSKALSAYDTFLAAQAGILPALAQETHDAELVRRITTQDNVARLQKDLWKVRGLVATALRTDKLSDTAVTEMKLKLLGIDDHLSRLHTLADEETAGAVGRLAADADYQLVTGLAGKLRDRGAKATGFKEFGTLADYQGGPSARLERTFTGLAAQVNAATEAYTAARLAEARTRLVGWSAFCAVSVVGLSLLMISISRGIARSLRVVSHQLDESGTQVRDAAQVIAESAGRLSNDACAQTASLDAIEGEVRRLAEASAATVTHMRKLAALAERSATATEEGKRGLGELTAAMAGIEKSTGEVAGILKTIDDIAFQTNVLALNAAVEAARAGEAGAGFSVVAEEVRNLAQRSAQAARETAAKIETAVHNSRQGTELTKRTESSFLEISRITADHHAIVREVEQASHQSTEGVAQVNQAIGHVGEITRRTAAMAEENAAAAAEMRAQIERLAAAVARLDAMITTARRAKIGSEKPSHSGSRRPAPGPVLAGV; via the coding sequence GTGCTCAGCCTGGCGGCACTGCTCTGCCTGGCTGTTTTTGCCGGGCTGGTCATCCGTGCCGCCTGGCAGGAATACCACAGCCTGGCCAACTTCCAGCGCACCAGCCAAGTCTCCCGCACGGCCTACGAGCTGGCGAAAGACATCACCGATGAGCGGCAGGCCGCCTATTACGCGTCGGCGTTCCTCGGTGAGGGCGCCCCGGCGGAGCAGCTCGCGCGCTACTCCGCCCGGGTGGATGCCAGCCGGCAGCGGCTCGCGCGGCTGCGCGACCTGGCCGCGGAGAACCAGGCGGCGGCCTCCGCGCGTTTCAGCGGTGCGCTGCGCGCCGCGATCGCGGCCGAGGGCCGGCTCGACGCCCTTCGCGCCGAGATCCTCGCCCCCGGGCGTCCGCAGGTGCAGGACCTCGACTCCCCGCTCAAGAGCAAGGCGCTCTCGGCCTACGACACCTTTCTCGCCGCCCAAGCCGGCATTTTGCCCGCGCTCGCGCAGGAGACGCACGACGCCGAACTCGTGCGGCGCATCACCACGCAGGACAATGTCGCCCGTCTGCAGAAGGACCTCTGGAAAGTACGCGGCCTCGTCGCCACGGCGCTGCGCACCGACAAGTTGTCCGACACGGCCGTGACGGAGATGAAGCTCAAGCTGCTCGGCATCGACGACCATCTGTCGCGGCTGCACACCCTGGCTGACGAGGAGACCGCGGGCGCGGTGGGCCGGCTCGCTGCCGATGCCGACTACCAGCTGGTCACCGGTCTGGCCGGCAAGCTCCGGGATCGCGGCGCCAAGGCCACGGGTTTCAAGGAATTCGGCACACTCGCCGACTACCAGGGCGGTCCCTCCGCCCGGCTGGAGCGCACGTTCACGGGCCTCGCCGCGCAGGTGAACGCCGCGACCGAGGCCTACACCGCCGCCCGGCTCGCCGAGGCGCGCACGCGGCTGGTGGGCTGGTCGGCCTTCTGCGCGGTTTCCGTGGTCGGCCTCTCCCTGCTCATGATTTCCATTTCGCGGGGCATCGCGCGCTCGTTGCGGGTGGTCAGCCACCAGCTGGACGAGTCCGGCACGCAGGTGCGCGATGCGGCCCAGGTCATCGCCGAGTCGGCCGGCCGGCTCAGCAACGATGCCTGTGCCCAGACGGCCTCGCTCGACGCCATCGAGGGCGAGGTCCGGCGCCTGGCCGAAGCCTCGGCCGCGACGGTCACGCACATGCGGAAGCTGGCTGCCCTGGCGGAACGCTCCGCGACCGCCACCGAGGAGGGCAAGCGCGGTCTCGGTGAGTTGACCGCCGCCATGGCCGGTATCGAGAAGTCCACCGGCGAGGTGGCCGGCATTCTCAAGACCATCGACGACATCGCTTTTCAGACCAACGTTCTTGCGCTCAACGCCGCGGTTGAGGCCGCGCGGGCCGGCGAGGCCGGCGCGGGCTTCTCGGTCGTGGCCGAGGAAGTGCGCAACCTCGCCCAGCGCAGCGCGCAGGCTGCCCGCGAGACCGCCGCCAAGATCGAGACTGCCGTCCACAACAGCCGGCAGGGCACCGAGCTTACGAAGCGCACGGAATCCAGCTTCCTCGAGATTTCCCGCATCACGGCCGACCATCACGCGATCGTCCGCGAGGTGGAGCAGGCCTCGCACCAGAGCACGGAGGGCGTGGCCCAGGTCAACCAGGCCATCGGTCACGTCGGCGAGATCACCCGCCGCACCGCCGCGATGGCCGAGGAAAACGCCGCCGCCGCCGCGGAAATGCGCGCGCAGATCGAACGCCTCGCCGCCGCCGTCGCCCGGCTCGACGCCATGATCACAACTGCCCGTCGCGCGAAGATCGGCAGCGAGAAACCCTCTCATTCCGGTTCAAGACGTCCTGCGCCCGGTCCGGTGTTGGCCGGAGTTTAA
- a CDS encoding Crp/Fnr family transcriptional regulator, with translation MDLSLLKHLPAVAFAPGQVVITEGQPLAGLYFLESGEVEVLKEGELIAEVYEPGAVFGDMAFLLGTTPTATVKALTETVFRHVSDPAVFFATTPGVALHTATILARRLDSLNRYLVDIKHQFRDRSDHLGMIDEMLDALMHKHPRNIPRRPQDD, from the coding sequence ATGGATTTGAGCCTGCTGAAGCATCTTCCTGCCGTGGCCTTCGCACCCGGCCAAGTGGTCATCACCGAGGGCCAGCCGCTGGCCGGCCTGTATTTTCTCGAGAGTGGTGAAGTCGAGGTCCTGAAGGAGGGCGAGTTGATCGCCGAAGTTTACGAACCGGGCGCGGTGTTCGGCGACATGGCGTTCCTGCTCGGGACCACCCCGACCGCCACGGTGAAGGCGCTGACCGAGACCGTTTTCCGGCATGTGTCCGATCCGGCGGTGTTTTTTGCGACCACGCCGGGCGTCGCCCTGCATACCGCGACGATCCTCGCCCGGCGGCTCGACTCGCTCAACCGCTACCTTGTGGACATCAAGCACCAGTTCCGCGACCGGTCGGACCACCTCGGCATGATCGACGAGATGCTCGACGCGCTGATGCACAAGCACCCGCGCAACATCCCGCGTCGGCCGCAGGATGATTAG
- a CDS encoding GAF domain-containing protein, producing MSKLSSSPPPVAALSPALLIRAVQDVSTAESLDAIITIVTHAARTGTGADGVSFVLRDGHQCFYVDEDSIAPLWKGRRFPMSECVSGWAMLHRQAVAIPDITLDLRIPQNAYRATFVRSLVMVPIRSQDPLGAIGAYWASTHHVSAEAVHWLQALADATSAGIEAVRAADEVAELRRSASSAPFADGPREMVRMCAWTKRLFHDGQWMSIEAYLRSRYGVTVTHGMSDDALARFKQEIDSVMGVPRPLTKA from the coding sequence ATGTCTAAGCTTTCATCGTCACCTCCACCGGTAGCCGCACTTTCGCCCGCACTGCTCATCCGGGCCGTGCAGGATGTCTCCACCGCCGAATCACTCGACGCGATCATCACCATCGTGACTCACGCCGCGCGCACCGGCACCGGGGCCGATGGCGTGTCCTTCGTCCTCCGCGACGGCCACCAGTGCTTCTACGTGGACGAGGACAGCATCGCGCCGCTCTGGAAGGGTCGCCGCTTCCCGATGAGCGAATGTGTCAGCGGCTGGGCCATGCTGCATCGACAGGCGGTGGCGATTCCTGACATCACCCTGGATTTACGGATACCCCAGAACGCCTACCGTGCGACCTTCGTGCGCAGCCTCGTGATGGTGCCGATCCGCAGCCAGGATCCTCTCGGGGCGATCGGGGCCTACTGGGCATCCACCCATCATGTCTCGGCTGAGGCCGTGCACTGGCTGCAAGCGCTCGCCGATGCCACCAGCGCCGGCATCGAGGCGGTGCGTGCCGCCGACGAGGTGGCCGAGCTCCGGCGCAGTGCCTCGAGTGCACCGTTCGCCGACGGTCCGCGCGAGATGGTGCGCATGTGCGCCTGGACCAAGCGACTCTTCCACGACGGCCAATGGATGTCCATCGAGGCCTACCTCCGCTCCCGCTACGGCGTCACGGTCACGCACGGCATGTCCGACGACGCCCTCGCCCGCTTCAAGCAGGAGATCGACAGCGTCATGGGCGTCCCCCGCCCGCTCACCAAGGCGTAG
- a CDS encoding DTW domain-containing protein, which produces MARSLITNHTSRCERCRFAPRWCICAAHTEIASPLVVDVLIHQRELWRPTSTGRLVNRVLAGSRQHVFHREKPPPREEIARPGRELWILHPRGEAVPTGADLSQVQVLLLDGSWGEAARMSSHVAGWGRLICLPDAGESRSSLRRQEQSGKYATAEALLFLLAALGLTEVERQLRLQFELHVYAGLRTRGAVVQAEEFLVASPIKEAFPDLLTELHRRRPLV; this is translated from the coding sequence ATGGCCCGGAGCCTGATCACCAACCATACCTCGCGGTGCGAACGCTGCCGTTTCGCACCGCGCTGGTGCATCTGCGCGGCGCACACGGAGATCGCGAGCCCGCTGGTGGTGGACGTGCTGATCCACCAGCGCGAGCTCTGGCGCCCCACCAGCACCGGGCGGCTGGTGAACCGCGTGCTGGCGGGTTCACGGCAGCATGTGTTCCACCGCGAAAAACCGCCCCCGCGCGAGGAGATCGCCCGGCCCGGCCGTGAGCTGTGGATCCTGCACCCGCGCGGCGAGGCCGTGCCGACCGGGGCCGATCTTTCGCAGGTGCAGGTGCTGCTGCTCGACGGCAGCTGGGGCGAGGCCGCGCGCATGTCGTCGCACGTCGCGGGGTGGGGCCGGCTCATCTGCCTGCCCGACGCCGGCGAGAGCCGCAGCAGCCTGCGTCGCCAGGAACAGTCGGGCAAATACGCCACCGCCGAGGCACTTTTGTTCCTCCTCGCCGCCCTTGGCCTGACCGAGGTCGAGCGCCAGCTGCGCCTGCAGTTTGAACTCCACGTCTATGCCGGCCTCCGCACCCGCGGCGCTGTGGTCCAGGCCGAGGAATTTCTCGTTGCGTCGCCCATCAAGGAAGCCTTCCCCGACCTGCTCACCGAACTACATAGGCGGCGGCCGTTGGTTTGA